The DNA window CCCGGTGACGAGAAGGCAGAACCGGTCCGGCGCGATGCCCAGGCGCGCTCGCGCCTCTTCACGGGTGCGCGTGATGATCTCATCACGAACCGGGTTCCCGGTGTTCACCGCCTTGGCGCCGAACGCAGGGGCCGTGGCCTCGAAGCTCACGCACACCTTGCGCGCCCGCAGCGAAAGCGCTCGCGTGGCCTTTCCAGGCACCACGTTCTGCTCGAGCAGCACGGTTGGGGTGAACGTGGCCCACGCCGCAAGATTCACCGGAACGCTCACGTAGCCGCCGCTGCCCACCACCACCTGCGGGCGGAACTGGCGCACGTGACGCAGCGCGCTCACCATGCCGACGAGGTTCTCGACGATGGCACGCATCGCCTCGAGGGGCTTGCGGCTCAGGCCACGCGCGCGCACGAAGCGGATGTCGAAGCCGGCGGCAGGTACGACACTGGCCTCGACGCCGCGCTCGGTGCCGATGAACAGGATGCGCGCCTCCGGGCATCGGGCGCGGAGCTCCTGGGCCACGGCGATGGCCGGGAAGATGTGCCCCCCCGTTCCGCCACCGCTGATGATGACGCGGGGCGCGCTCATCGACGGGCCCTTCGGCGCAGGCGCGTGGCGGGCACGAGACCGTAGCCCATGTCCTGGAACTTGCGGGCCAGGCTCTCGGTCTCGGTGGGCGGTGCCGCGATCTCCTCGCTCTCCTCCCGTCGCTCCTTGCGACGTGACGACACGTTGACCAGCAGGCCGACCGCCCCCATGGTGATGAGCAGCGAGGTTCCGCCGTAGCTGATGAACGGCAGCGGGATGCCCGTCAACGGCAGGGCGGCCGAGACGACGCCGATGTTCAGGAACGCCTGGAAGGCGATGGTGAAGCTCAGGCCCGCGGCCAGCAGGGCCATGTAGTTGTCACGCGAGCGCACCGCCACGCGCAATCCACGATAGAGCAGCATCAAGAAGAGGAAGAGCACCGCCAGGGTGCCGATGAGACCGAGCTCCTCTCCCACGATGGCAAAGATGAAGTCGGTGTGCTGCTCGGGCAGGTAGAAGAACTTCTGCCGGCTCTCGCCCAGTCCGAGGCCCCACACGCCACCCGAGCCCAGACCGATGAGCGACTGCACGATCTGGTACCCTTTGTCACCCGGGTCTCCGAAGGGGTTGAGGAAGACCAGGATGCGCTCGCGCTTGTACTGGTCCTTGCAGATCTGGCCGATCACGGCCACGAGGCCGAGACTCACCATTCCCGCCAGATGCGAGAAGCGCGCGCCCGACATGAACAGCACGCCCATGAACGCAGCCGCGATGACGAGTGCCGTTCCGAGATCCGGCTCGAAGTTGACCAGGAGGACGATCACGCCGAAGATGATGCACAGCGGAATGATGCGGGTGAACTGCTGGATCTTGCTCCCCCGACGGGCGAGACAGTCGGCCAGGTAGAGAACGAGGGCGAACTTGGCGAACTCTGAGGGCTGGAAGCCGAACGGTCCGATGGCGATCCAGCGACGGGCGCCGTTCACAACGATGCCGACGTGCTTCTCGAGAACGAGGGCGAGACCCGCCACGGACGCGAGCACCAGCGGCAGAGACCAGCCGCGGAGCTTCTCGAGATCGATGCGCATGGCGACCGACATGACGAACACCGACACCAGGGCCCACACGGCCTGGCGCTTGAGGAAGAAGTACGGATCATAGCCGCACTCCGCCGTGCCCGCGGCCGTGACGCTGCTTGCCGAGAAGACCATCACGAGCCCGAGGGTGAGCAGGGTGAAGACGATGACGAGCAGCCAGTAGTCAGGCGGCTTGTTCGTCTTGTTCAAGGCTTCCCTCCGACCGTGGAATGGCTGCCGCGTGTGCGCGGCAAGACGAGGCCCCCCACGCTTCTCGACGGCGAGCGCGCTCGGGCTGTGAAACGAGCGGGCCGCCGTTCATGGGGGCTTGAAATTTCTGCAATACTTTCGTGAAATCCTGCTGGCCGAAGAAGTTCACACCCGTTTAACAAGCGTCCCGGTGAAGTCGTGCTATAATACGAAAAAGGTCACAGGGGAGGGTACGCCATGATCAAGGCCACCGGCGCAGCACCGCAGGTCCCCCTGGGAAGCGCGCGACCTGCGCAGCCGACGACCACTGAGACGCCAGGCGCGCCCGCAGGCGACCGCTTCTCGCCCTCGCCTGCCGTTCCTCGCCTCGAAGAGGTCGTGGCCCGCCTCCCCAAGGTCGATCTGCATCGGCATCTCGAGGGTTCGATCACTCCCGAGACGTTCCTGAGCCTGGCGGAGAAGCACCAGATCGCCCTCCCCTCGCACGATCTCGAGACCCTGCGACCTTACCTTCAGATCACGCCCACCGACAAGACGCTGCTCGACTTCCTGAAGAAGTTCGACACCATCGGCCTCGCCTTCAAGAACAAGGAGGCGTGTCGCGACGCCACCGAAGGCGTCATCCGCGACGCCGCCCGGGACAACGTGAAGTATCTCGAGCTGCGCTTCTCGCCCATATACATGGCCGCGCAGTACGGCCTTCCCCTCGAAGATGTGATGGACGGTGTCGTGGAAGGGGTGGCCAACGCCTCGGCCGAGACGGGCACCAAGGTCGGCCTCATCGTCATCGTCGAGCGCCAGATGGGCCCAGAGAAGGCAAAGGTCGCCGAGCAGCTGGCCGAGCGATACAAGGACCGCGGCGTCGTGGCCCTCGACCTTGCCAATGACGAGTTCCACTTCCCGCCCGGACCGTACGCCGAGGTCTTCCAGCAGGCGAAGGCCGCGGGCCTGAAGGTGACCGTTCACGCGGGAGAGGCCGGCGGAGCCGACAACGTGCGCACGGCCATCGAGGCGCTCGGCGCCGATCGCATCGGACACGGCGTCCGCGCCCAGGAAGACCCCCAGGTCGAGCAGCTCGTGCGCGATCTGCGCGTCCCCCTCGAGATGAACCCCACCTCGAACATGCAGACAGGCGCCGCCAGCGGGTGGGACACCTATCCGCTGCAGCGCTTCTACAAAGAGGGGATCCCGGTCACCATCAACACCGACGACCCGGCGGTCAGCGGCATCACCCTTTCACACGAGTACCAGACGGCAGTCGAGCAGTGCGGCCTCTCGGTGGAGGGACTCGAGACCGCAATCATGAACGCGGCCGACGCGGCGTTCCTCCCCGCCGACGAGAAGCGCGCGCTCTCTTCGCTGCTGCTGCGCGAGATCGCCGACGTCGAGGCGTGGCGACTGAGCGCACACTGAGCGCCCCCACAAGACGCCCGGCGCAGCGGGCCGCGGGTCAGTTCTTGCTGAGCGGAACCTTGCCGTCGTGGATGACCACCCGGGCTCCCGCGTTCACCCGCTCGAACAGGTCCTCCACATCGGCGATGCGCATGCGCAGACAGCCATGCGAGGCGCGAGAGCCCACGGTCCACTCCGCGTTGGTGCCGTGTATGCCCACGGCATTCGAGTCGAGGCCGATCCAGCGCGTGCCCAGGGGATTTCCCGGCCCCGGCGGCGTGACCTTGGCCTCGCGGGCCCAGAGCGAGCCCTTGGGGGGGATCCAGGTGGGGTTTCGCTCGAGGAATGTGATGCGGTACTTTCCCGTGGGCGTGGGATAGGCGGGCATTCCGCACGCAATGCGATACGTCTTGACCTTCTTGTCGTCATCGTAGAGGGTCAGGGTGAAGGTCGAGAGGTCGACATCGATGCGCGGCGACAGGCGAGCGACCGTGGCCAGGCCGAGCGCGCCATCGACGTCGAGGGCCGATCGCGCCTGGAAGTGCTGCAATGCCTTCTCGGTCTCATCGTCGAACACGCTCGTGAGATGACCCTTCTCGAGGTCGCCCTTCTGCGACAGGCGCTTCTGCAAGGTCTCCACATCCTTGCCGCGCGCCCCCCGCGTTGCGGGACGAATGCCGAACGTCTCGACCGTGTCGACCAGGAAGGACCAGTCCTTGCGGACCTTCCACCCCGCCTTGTCCTCGACCTCGAGCGCAATCTCGCGCGTGCCCTCAGGCAGGCCCTCGGCCTGGAAGCGCACCTCTCCCCCTGACGAAGGAAGGCTCAGTGCGTGCTCCTTGCCGTCGACCACGAGCACGGCGCGCTGGATGCCGGAACCGGTTTCAGTGACCCGCGCCCGCAGGGTCACCGTAGGGTCGAGCTTGATCACCGCGTCCGGCGCGGGATAGAGATCGCTTACAGCGGGGGGAGCCAGGTCGCACATCACAGTGCGCACGAGGGTGGCGCGGTTGCCCGCGAGATCGACGGCATCGATGCGGATCTTGTTGTCGTCGTCACCCATGTTGGCCGTGGCGGTGAACTGGCCGCTGGCGTCGGCCTC is part of the Pseudomonadota bacterium genome and encodes:
- the murG gene encoding undecaprenyldiphospho-muramoylpentapeptide beta-N-acetylglucosaminyltransferase; this encodes MSAPRVIISGGGTGGHIFPAIAVAQELRARCPEARILFIGTERGVEASVVPAAGFDIRFVRARGLSRKPLEAMRAIVENLVGMVSALRHVRQFRPQVVVGSGGYVSVPVNLAAWATFTPTVLLEQNVVPGKATRALSLRARKVCVSFEATAPAFGAKAVNTGNPVRDEIITRTREEARARLGIAPDRFCLLVTGASQGARSVNEAVVAALPGWKGRDWHVLHLTGRLDHDTVRQAAVQALGGDARLTWDGRDFLADMASAYAAADLVIARAGATTMAELTVRGLPAILIPYPHAGGHQIENARALEKVGGAQVILDAEARAALPAVVERLVDQPEERARMARASACAGHPDAAARIVDEVLRAAGISLQAPEMAVFSSNS
- the ftsW gene encoding putative lipid II flippase FtsW — its product is MNKTNKPPDYWLLVIVFTLLTLGLVMVFSASSVTAAGTAECGYDPYFFLKRQAVWALVSVFVMSVAMRIDLEKLRGWSLPLVLASVAGLALVLEKHVGIVVNGARRWIAIGPFGFQPSEFAKFALVLYLADCLARRGSKIQQFTRIIPLCIIFGVIVLLVNFEPDLGTALVIAAAFMGVLFMSGARFSHLAGMVSLGLVAVIGQICKDQYKRERILVFLNPFGDPGDKGYQIVQSLIGLGSGGVWGLGLGESRQKFFYLPEQHTDFIFAIVGEELGLIGTLAVLFLFLMLLYRGLRVAVRSRDNYMALLAAGLSFTIAFQAFLNIGVVSAALPLTGIPLPFISYGGTSLLITMGAVGLLVNVSSRRKERREESEEIAAPPTETESLARKFQDMGYGLVPATRLRRRARR
- the add gene encoding adenosine deaminase; amino-acid sequence: MIKATGAAPQVPLGSARPAQPTTTETPGAPAGDRFSPSPAVPRLEEVVARLPKVDLHRHLEGSITPETFLSLAEKHQIALPSHDLETLRPYLQITPTDKTLLDFLKKFDTIGLAFKNKEACRDATEGVIRDAARDNVKYLELRFSPIYMAAQYGLPLEDVMDGVVEGVANASAETGTKVGLIVIVERQMGPEKAKVAEQLAERYKDRGVVALDLANDEFHFPPGPYAEVFQQAKAAGLKVTVHAGEAGGADNVRTAIEALGADRIGHGVRAQEDPQVEQLVRDLRVPLEMNPTSNMQTGAASGWDTYPLQRFYKEGIPVTINTDDPAVSGITLSHEYQTAVEQCGLSVEGLETAIMNAADAAFLPADEKRALSSLLLREIADVEAWRLSAH
- a CDS encoding L,D-transpeptidase codes for the protein MCEPPTSSTAARGAFTVDTAPTPRVSLLKGVAVALCLALGGASAFAMSALRVKGVSPADGTFTNKRQLALSAHYEGRAASAVLLVDGKPVATEVRADQGEVVARADGLSNGSHRVALQLRGVLGLRRVDHEWSVTVDATAPVITLEAPAVGAIVKDRKAAISGRTKPHARLRLRVTAPGHAYEVPTVEADASGQFTATANMGDDDNKIRIDAVDLAGNRATLVRTVMCDLAPPAVSDLYPAPDAVIKLDPTVTLRARVTETGSGIQRAVLVVDGKEHALSLPSSGGEVRFQAEGLPEGTREIALEVEDKAGWKVRKDWSFLVDTVETFGIRPATRGARGKDVETLQKRLSQKGDLEKGHLTSVFDDETEKALQHFQARSALDVDGALGLATVARLSPRIDVDLSTFTLTLYDDDKKVKTYRIACGMPAYPTPTGKYRITFLERNPTWIPPKGSLWAREAKVTPPGPGNPLGTRWIGLDSNAVGIHGTNAEWTVGSRASHGCLRMRIADVEDLFERVNAGARVVIHDGKVPLSKN